Proteins from one Telopea speciosissima isolate NSW1024214 ecotype Mountain lineage chromosome 1, Tspe_v1, whole genome shotgun sequence genomic window:
- the LOC122648568 gene encoding F-box protein At2g17690-like has protein sequence MTRVPPKKAAISGLSQIPEELLVMIMQRLTLPDMIRFGCVCSSWRSVSAPARHGKLPWLMLPYDTREGNGAYGFFSLYNRQFYKLQLPEAAGARIFGSSHGWLVTVHPESGIHLLHPFSRVRLQLPSLSTFPAVLDTFYSNEGDLIYVLRSSKGCRAAYGFKWMRDAYIGKFALSSSPSSSSLDCIVVATYGERRKLAFCRPGDNRWTALKTPWDSYEDIVFHKGRLCALDLQRRLVACDIGYASKVYEIMPPSSISCGSQWEYLMSCAGELIMILRDVKWLSDSDDPGAGRRCSCALSGYDAMDIADGDSDDHYNNANTNNKDSTDNDILLCKTIGFRVYKLDFNSRRWIRVRSLGNTMVFLCESNLFSLPARHFNRNRGDHIYFIDDSCDTYTTEHREGVYELCAFKMVDQTIEPYFRTDNQMNMPAPIWVVP, from the coding sequence ATGACTAGGGTCCCACCTAAGAAAGCAGCAATATCTGGGCTGTCCCAAATTCCAGAGGAGTTGTTAGTTATGATCATGCAACGGTTGACCCTACCAGATATGATTCggtttggctgtgtttgttcaTCTTGGAGATCGGTTTCAGCTCCAGCTCGTCATGGAAAGCTTCCCTGGTTAATGCTTCCCTATGACACTCGAGAAGGTAACGGTGCTTATGGTTTCTTCAGCCTCTACAATCGCCAATTTTACAAACTTCAACTACCAGAAGCAGCTGGAGCAAGAATCTTTGGATCTTCCCATGGTTGGCTTGTGACAGTGCACCCAGAATCTGGTATTCATCTGTTACATCCCTTCAGTAGGGTAAGATTACAGCTTCCAAGTCTGAGTACATTTCCAGCCGTTCTGGATACTTTCTACTCAAATGAAGGAGATCTCATTTATGTGTTACGCTCATCAAAGGGCTGTAGAGCCGCCTATGGATTCAAGTGGATGCGTGATGCCTATATAGGTAAGTTCGCTCTGTCCTctagcccttcttcttcctccttagATTGTATAGTTGTGGCTACCTATGGGGAGAGAAGAAAGTTGGCCTTCTGCAGACCCGGGGACAATCGATGGACAGCCTTAAAAACACCATGGGACTCTTATGAAGATATTGTCTTCCACAAGGGACGGCTCTGTGCTTTGGACTTACAAAGGAGACTTGTAGCTTGCGACATTGGTTATGCTTCAAAAGTGTATGAAATTATGCCGCCCTCAAGTATTTCCTGTGGTTCTCAATGGGAATATTTGATGAGTTGTGCTGGTGAATTGATtatgattttaagagatgtgaAATGGCTTTCTGATTCTGATGACCCTGGTGCTGGTAGGAGATGCTCTTGTGCGCTTTCGGGTTATGATGCCATGGACATTGCTGATGGTGACTCTGATGATCACTACAACAATGCCAACACCAATAACAAAGATTCTACTGATAATGACATCTTACTTTGTAAGACAATAGGATTCAGGGTTTACAAGCTCGACTTTAATTCCCGTAGGTGGATCAGAGTGAGAAGCTTAGGAAATACCATGGTTTTCCTGTGTGAGAGTAATTTATTCTCTCTTCCTGCTCGCCATTTTAACAGGAACAGAGGTGATCACATCTATTTCATTGACGATAGCTGTGATACTTACACTACAGAACATAGAGAAGGGGTTTATGAGCTTTGTGCATTTAAAATGGTTGATCAGACTATTGAACCATATTTCAGAACTGATAACCAGATGAATATGCCTGCACCCATCTGGGTCGTACCTTAA
- the LOC122641840 gene encoding putative inactive cadmium/zinc-transporting ATPase HMA3 isoform X3 codes for MPSNDESLLPLLAKAKPEEDVKRTYFDVLGLCCSSEVPMIENIMKPLYGVKEVSVIAPTKTVIVVHDNLIISQTEIVTVLNRVGLEANVRAYGQQKYQMKWPSPYTVACGGLLLVSSFKFLFQPLQWVALVAVVVGLPPVASKAIAAIRSFTIDVNILMWIAAGGSIALGDYWEAATIVFLFTIAEWLESIASHKATAAMSSLLSMAPQKAVLADSGLVVDAKDVKVNTILAVKTGEVIPIDGIVAEGMCEVDEKTLTGESFPVTKQKQSSVLAGSINLNGYITMRTTALAEDCVVSKMAKLVEEAQSNKSKTERLVDDFAKYYTPAIVLIAIIIPVVAAVLRFHNLDHWFHLALVVLVCACPCALILSTPVATFSALTEATTNGLLFKGGDYLESLAKIKIVAFDKTGTITRGEFVVTDFQSICHDVSLNMLLYWVSSIESKSSHPMASALIDFARANFVEPKPENVTEFQNFPGEGIFGQIDGENIFVGNRRISTRAGCRTEESDAKGGATIGYIYSGMNLIGTFSLADACRSGVADAISELKSMGIRTVMLTGDSHAAAIHAQAQLSNAIQVVHAELLPEDKARIVESLKKEQPTAMIGDGINDAPALATADIGISMGISGSALATETGHVTLMSNNIQKIPQAIWLARKTRRKIIENVSLSIISKVAVISLAIAGHPILWAAVLADVGTCLIVVLNSMLLLRGTTSIISFCTSNKQSSSVSCGQVTHGGERSNNLPASCCRPAPVFCSSPFASEGSKQSSYGGCEGHTQRMERSNNLSVPCFSSSTVLDKCCSTAEPSSVNCEDSDGHMASVSSSMCSSVLSCGLNNPSSCSESCKQTGDVRIAL; via the exons ATGCCGAGCAATGATGAATCACTGCTACCACTGCTAGCCAAGGCTAAGCCAGAAGAGGATGTTAAAAGAACATACTTTGACGTGCTGGGTCTTTGCTGCTCATCTGAGGTTCCTATGATTGAAAACATTATGAAGCCACTTTATGGAGTCAAGGAGGTCTCAGTGATCGCTCCTACAAAAACAGTCATTGTTGTCCATGACAACCTCATCATCTCTCAAACTGAAATCG TTACTGTGCTGAATCGAGTGGGCCTAGAAGCAAATGTTCGAGCATATGGTCAACAAAAGTACCAGATGAAATGGCCGAGCCCATATACAGTTGCCTGTGGTGGTTTACTCCTAGTGTCATCTTTTAAATTCCTTTTCCAGCCACTTCAATGGGTTGCCCTTGTGGCCGTTGTAGTGGGTCTCCCTCCAGTAGCATCGAAAGCCATTGCTGCAATACGGAGCTTCACTATTGACGTCAACATTCTAATGTGGATAGCAG CTGGTGGATCAATCGCTTTAGGAGATTATTGGGAGGCAGCTACCATTGTCTTCCTATTCACCATTGCAGAGTGGCTTGAATCAATAGCTAGTCATAAG GCTACTGCAGCCATGTCCTCTTTGTTGAGCATGGCCCCACAGAAAGCTGTCCTAGCTGATAGTGGACTTGTTGTTGATGCCAAAGATGTGAAGGTGAATACAATTCTTGCAGTCAAGACTGGGGAAGTAATTCCAATTGATGGAATTGTTGCTGAAGGGATGTGTGAAGTGGACGAAAAGACTTTGACAGGAGAATCCTTTCCTGTTACCAAGCAAAAACAATCTAGTGTTTTGGCTGGTAGCATAAACCTAAATG GTTATATAACTATGAGAACCACTGCATTAGCTGAAGATTGTGTTGTATCTAAAATGGCAAAGCTAGTAGAAGAGGCCCAAAGCAACAAATCTAAAACAGAGAGGCTCGTAGATGATTTTGCCAAGTACTACACACCAG CCATTGTGTTAATAGCGATCATTATTCCAGTGGTTGCTGCTGTATTAAGATTTCATAACCTAGATCACTGGTTCCATTTAGCGCTGGTTGTTCTAGTATGTGCTTGCCCATGTGCACTTATCCTTTCGACACCGGTCGCAACTTTCAGCGCACTGACGGAGGCGACAACAAATGGACTTCTATTCAAGGGAGGTGATTATCTTGAAAGTCTTGCTAAAATAAAGATCGTGGCTTTTGACAAGACAGGAACGATAACAAGAGGAGAGTTTGTGGTAACAGATTTCCAATCTATTTGTCATGATGTTAGCCTGAACATGTTGCTCTACTG GGTTTCAAGCATTGAGAGTAAGTCGAGTCATCCAATGGCATCTGCTCTTATTGACTTTGCACGGGCTAATTTTGTTGAACCAAAACCGGAGAATGTTACAGAATTCCAAAATTTTCCTGGGGAAGGGATTTTTGGACAAATTGATGGGGAAAACATATTTGTTGGAAATAGAAGAATTTCAACGAGAGCAGGTTGCAGAACGG AAGAAAGTGATGCTAAGGGAGGAGCAACAATTGGATACATATATTCAGGAATGAATTTGATAGGAACCTTCAGCCTGGCTGATGCCTGTAGATCAGGGGTTGCAGATGCAATCTCAGAGTTGAAATCAATGGGGATTAGAACTGTGATGCTTACAGGAGATAGCCATGCAGCAGCCATTCATGCACAAGCACAG CTAAGCAATGCTATACAGGTAGTTCATGCTGAACTCCTCCCTGAAGACAAGGCAAGGATTGTTGAAAGCCTGAAGAAGGAACAACCAACTGCAATGATCGGAGATGGCATAAATGATGCCCCAGCATTAGCCACTGCTGACATTGGTATCTCAATGGGCATCTCTGGCTCAGCACTTGCAACAGAGACAGGGCATGTGACACTTATGTCCAATAATATTCAAAAAATACCCCAAGCTATTTGGCTAGCAAGAAAAACTCGTCGGAAAATAATTGAGAATGTTTCACTATCAATCATCAGTAAGGTTGCTGTTATTTCACTAGCAATTGCTGGTCATCCAATTCTGTGGGCAGCCGTATTGGCAGATGTTGGTACATGCTTAATCGTTGTACTAAATAGCATGCTCCTTTTAAGAGGAACCACTAGTATAATTTCATTCTGCACATCTAATAAACAAAGTTCAAGTGTTAGTTGTGGGCAGGTCACACATGGAGGGGAGAGATCAAATAATTTACCTGCTTCATGTTGCCGTCCAGCTCCTGTTTTCTGTTCATCACCATTTGCATCTGAGGGTTCCAAACAAAGCTCATATGGTGGTTGTGAAGGTCACACACAGAGGATGGAGAGATCAAACAATTTATCTGTGCCCTGTTTTTCTTCATCTACTGTTCTTGATAAGTGTTGCTCAACTGCAGAACCATCATCTGTGAATTGTGAGGATAGTGACGGACATATGGCATCTGTGAGTTCTTCCATGTGTTCATCTGTACTTTCATGTGGATTGAACAACCCTTCAAGTTGTTCAGAATCATGCAAGCAAACAGGGGATGTTAGGATAGCCCTTTGA
- the LOC122641840 gene encoding putative inactive cadmium/zinc-transporting ATPase HMA3 isoform X2 — protein sequence MPSNDESLLPLLAKAKPEEDVKRTYFDVLGLCCSSEVPMIENIMKPLYGVKEVSVIAPTKTVIVVHDNLIISQTEIVTVLNRVGLEANVRAYGQQKYQMKWPSPYTVACGGLLLVSSFKFLFQPLQWVALVAVVVGLPPVASKAIAAIRSFTIDVNILMWIAAGGSIALGDYWEAATIVFLFTIAEWLESIASHKATAAMSSLLSMAPQKAVLADSGLVVDAKDVKVNTILAVKTGEVIPIDGIVAEGMCEVDEKTLTGESFPVTKQKQSSVLAGSINLNGYITMRTTALAEDCVVSKMAKLVEEAQSNKSKTERLVDDFAKYYTPAIVLIAIIIPVVAAVLRFHNLDHWFHLALVVLVCACPCALILSTPVATFSALTEATTNGLLFKGGDYLESLAKIKIVAFDKTGTITRGEFVVTDFQSICHDVSLNMLLYWVSSIESKSSHPMASALIDFARANFVEPKPENVTEFQNFPGEGIFGQIDGENIFVGNRRISTRAGCRTAEESDAKGGATIGYIYSGMNLIGTFSLADACRSGVADAISELKSMGIRTVMLTGDSHAAAIHAQAQLSNAIQVVHAELLPEDKARIVESLKKEQPTAMIGDGINDAPALATADIGISMGISGSALATETGHVTLMSNNIQKIPQAIWLARKTRRKIIENVSLSIISKVAVISLAIAGHPILWAAVLADVGTCLIVVLNSMLLLRGTTSIISFCTSNKQSSSVSCGQVTHGGERSNNLPASCCRPAPVFCSSPFASEGSKQSSYGGCEGHTQRMERSNNLSVPCFSSSTVLDKCCSTAEPSSVNCEDSDGHMASVSSSMCSSVLSCGLNNPSSCSESCKQTGDVRIAL from the exons ATGCCGAGCAATGATGAATCACTGCTACCACTGCTAGCCAAGGCTAAGCCAGAAGAGGATGTTAAAAGAACATACTTTGACGTGCTGGGTCTTTGCTGCTCATCTGAGGTTCCTATGATTGAAAACATTATGAAGCCACTTTATGGAGTCAAGGAGGTCTCAGTGATCGCTCCTACAAAAACAGTCATTGTTGTCCATGACAACCTCATCATCTCTCAAACTGAAATCG TTACTGTGCTGAATCGAGTGGGCCTAGAAGCAAATGTTCGAGCATATGGTCAACAAAAGTACCAGATGAAATGGCCGAGCCCATATACAGTTGCCTGTGGTGGTTTACTCCTAGTGTCATCTTTTAAATTCCTTTTCCAGCCACTTCAATGGGTTGCCCTTGTGGCCGTTGTAGTGGGTCTCCCTCCAGTAGCATCGAAAGCCATTGCTGCAATACGGAGCTTCACTATTGACGTCAACATTCTAATGTGGATAGCAG CTGGTGGATCAATCGCTTTAGGAGATTATTGGGAGGCAGCTACCATTGTCTTCCTATTCACCATTGCAGAGTGGCTTGAATCAATAGCTAGTCATAAG GCTACTGCAGCCATGTCCTCTTTGTTGAGCATGGCCCCACAGAAAGCTGTCCTAGCTGATAGTGGACTTGTTGTTGATGCCAAAGATGTGAAGGTGAATACAATTCTTGCAGTCAAGACTGGGGAAGTAATTCCAATTGATGGAATTGTTGCTGAAGGGATGTGTGAAGTGGACGAAAAGACTTTGACAGGAGAATCCTTTCCTGTTACCAAGCAAAAACAATCTAGTGTTTTGGCTGGTAGCATAAACCTAAATG GTTATATAACTATGAGAACCACTGCATTAGCTGAAGATTGTGTTGTATCTAAAATGGCAAAGCTAGTAGAAGAGGCCCAAAGCAACAAATCTAAAACAGAGAGGCTCGTAGATGATTTTGCCAAGTACTACACACCAG CCATTGTGTTAATAGCGATCATTATTCCAGTGGTTGCTGCTGTATTAAGATTTCATAACCTAGATCACTGGTTCCATTTAGCGCTGGTTGTTCTAGTATGTGCTTGCCCATGTGCACTTATCCTTTCGACACCGGTCGCAACTTTCAGCGCACTGACGGAGGCGACAACAAATGGACTTCTATTCAAGGGAGGTGATTATCTTGAAAGTCTTGCTAAAATAAAGATCGTGGCTTTTGACAAGACAGGAACGATAACAAGAGGAGAGTTTGTGGTAACAGATTTCCAATCTATTTGTCATGATGTTAGCCTGAACATGTTGCTCTACTG GGTTTCAAGCATTGAGAGTAAGTCGAGTCATCCAATGGCATCTGCTCTTATTGACTTTGCACGGGCTAATTTTGTTGAACCAAAACCGGAGAATGTTACAGAATTCCAAAATTTTCCTGGGGAAGGGATTTTTGGACAAATTGATGGGGAAAACATATTTGTTGGAAATAGAAGAATTTCAACGAGAGCAGGTTGCAGAACGG CAGAAGAAAGTGATGCTAAGGGAGGAGCAACAATTGGATACATATATTCAGGAATGAATTTGATAGGAACCTTCAGCCTGGCTGATGCCTGTAGATCAGGGGTTGCAGATGCAATCTCAGAGTTGAAATCAATGGGGATTAGAACTGTGATGCTTACAGGAGATAGCCATGCAGCAGCCATTCATGCACAAGCACAG CTAAGCAATGCTATACAGGTAGTTCATGCTGAACTCCTCCCTGAAGACAAGGCAAGGATTGTTGAAAGCCTGAAGAAGGAACAACCAACTGCAATGATCGGAGATGGCATAAATGATGCCCCAGCATTAGCCACTGCTGACATTGGTATCTCAATGGGCATCTCTGGCTCAGCACTTGCAACAGAGACAGGGCATGTGACACTTATGTCCAATAATATTCAAAAAATACCCCAAGCTATTTGGCTAGCAAGAAAAACTCGTCGGAAAATAATTGAGAATGTTTCACTATCAATCATCAGTAAGGTTGCTGTTATTTCACTAGCAATTGCTGGTCATCCAATTCTGTGGGCAGCCGTATTGGCAGATGTTGGTACATGCTTAATCGTTGTACTAAATAGCATGCTCCTTTTAAGAGGAACCACTAGTATAATTTCATTCTGCACATCTAATAAACAAAGTTCAAGTGTTAGTTGTGGGCAGGTCACACATGGAGGGGAGAGATCAAATAATTTACCTGCTTCATGTTGCCGTCCAGCTCCTGTTTTCTGTTCATCACCATTTGCATCTGAGGGTTCCAAACAAAGCTCATATGGTGGTTGTGAAGGTCACACACAGAGGATGGAGAGATCAAACAATTTATCTGTGCCCTGTTTTTCTTCATCTACTGTTCTTGATAAGTGTTGCTCAACTGCAGAACCATCATCTGTGAATTGTGAGGATAGTGACGGACATATGGCATCTGTGAGTTCTTCCATGTGTTCATCTGTACTTTCATGTGGATTGAACAACCCTTCAAGTTGTTCAGAATCATGCAAGCAAACAGGGGATGTTAGGATAGCCCTTTGA
- the LOC122641840 gene encoding putative inactive cadmium/zinc-transporting ATPase HMA3 isoform X1: protein MPSNDESLLPLLAKAKPEEDVKRTYFDVLGLCCSSEVPMIENIMKPLYGVKEVSVIAPTKTVIVVHDNLIISQTEIVTVLNRVGLEANVRAYGQQKYQMKWPSPYTVACGGLLLVSSFKFLFQPLQWVALVAVVVGLPPVASKAIAAIRSFTIDVNILMWIAAGGSIALGDYWEAATIVFLFTIAEWLESIASHKATAAMSSLLSMAPQKAVLADSGLVVDAKDVKVNTILAVKTGEVIPIDGIVAEGMCEVDEKTLTGESFPVTKQKQSSVLAGSINLNGYITMRTTALAEDCVVSKMAKLVEEAQSNKSKTERLVDDFAKYYTPAIVLIAIIIPVVAAVLRFHNLDHWFHLALVVLVCACPCALILSTPVATFSALTEATTNGLLFKGGDYLESLAKIKIVAFDKTGTITRGEFVVTDFQSICHDVSLNMLLYWVSSIESKSSHPMASALIDFARANFVEPKPENVTEFQNFPGEGIFGQIDGENIFVGNRRISTRAGCRTVSAEESDAKGGATIGYIYSGMNLIGTFSLADACRSGVADAISELKSMGIRTVMLTGDSHAAAIHAQAQLSNAIQVVHAELLPEDKARIVESLKKEQPTAMIGDGINDAPALATADIGISMGISGSALATETGHVTLMSNNIQKIPQAIWLARKTRRKIIENVSLSIISKVAVISLAIAGHPILWAAVLADVGTCLIVVLNSMLLLRGTTSIISFCTSNKQSSSVSCGQVTHGGERSNNLPASCCRPAPVFCSSPFASEGSKQSSYGGCEGHTQRMERSNNLSVPCFSSSTVLDKCCSTAEPSSVNCEDSDGHMASVSSSMCSSVLSCGLNNPSSCSESCKQTGDVRIAL, encoded by the exons ATGCCGAGCAATGATGAATCACTGCTACCACTGCTAGCCAAGGCTAAGCCAGAAGAGGATGTTAAAAGAACATACTTTGACGTGCTGGGTCTTTGCTGCTCATCTGAGGTTCCTATGATTGAAAACATTATGAAGCCACTTTATGGAGTCAAGGAGGTCTCAGTGATCGCTCCTACAAAAACAGTCATTGTTGTCCATGACAACCTCATCATCTCTCAAACTGAAATCG TTACTGTGCTGAATCGAGTGGGCCTAGAAGCAAATGTTCGAGCATATGGTCAACAAAAGTACCAGATGAAATGGCCGAGCCCATATACAGTTGCCTGTGGTGGTTTACTCCTAGTGTCATCTTTTAAATTCCTTTTCCAGCCACTTCAATGGGTTGCCCTTGTGGCCGTTGTAGTGGGTCTCCCTCCAGTAGCATCGAAAGCCATTGCTGCAATACGGAGCTTCACTATTGACGTCAACATTCTAATGTGGATAGCAG CTGGTGGATCAATCGCTTTAGGAGATTATTGGGAGGCAGCTACCATTGTCTTCCTATTCACCATTGCAGAGTGGCTTGAATCAATAGCTAGTCATAAG GCTACTGCAGCCATGTCCTCTTTGTTGAGCATGGCCCCACAGAAAGCTGTCCTAGCTGATAGTGGACTTGTTGTTGATGCCAAAGATGTGAAGGTGAATACAATTCTTGCAGTCAAGACTGGGGAAGTAATTCCAATTGATGGAATTGTTGCTGAAGGGATGTGTGAAGTGGACGAAAAGACTTTGACAGGAGAATCCTTTCCTGTTACCAAGCAAAAACAATCTAGTGTTTTGGCTGGTAGCATAAACCTAAATG GTTATATAACTATGAGAACCACTGCATTAGCTGAAGATTGTGTTGTATCTAAAATGGCAAAGCTAGTAGAAGAGGCCCAAAGCAACAAATCTAAAACAGAGAGGCTCGTAGATGATTTTGCCAAGTACTACACACCAG CCATTGTGTTAATAGCGATCATTATTCCAGTGGTTGCTGCTGTATTAAGATTTCATAACCTAGATCACTGGTTCCATTTAGCGCTGGTTGTTCTAGTATGTGCTTGCCCATGTGCACTTATCCTTTCGACACCGGTCGCAACTTTCAGCGCACTGACGGAGGCGACAACAAATGGACTTCTATTCAAGGGAGGTGATTATCTTGAAAGTCTTGCTAAAATAAAGATCGTGGCTTTTGACAAGACAGGAACGATAACAAGAGGAGAGTTTGTGGTAACAGATTTCCAATCTATTTGTCATGATGTTAGCCTGAACATGTTGCTCTACTG GGTTTCAAGCATTGAGAGTAAGTCGAGTCATCCAATGGCATCTGCTCTTATTGACTTTGCACGGGCTAATTTTGTTGAACCAAAACCGGAGAATGTTACAGAATTCCAAAATTTTCCTGGGGAAGGGATTTTTGGACAAATTGATGGGGAAAACATATTTGTTGGAAATAGAAGAATTTCAACGAGAGCAGGTTGCAGAACGG TTTCAGCAGAAGAAAGTGATGCTAAGGGAGGAGCAACAATTGGATACATATATTCAGGAATGAATTTGATAGGAACCTTCAGCCTGGCTGATGCCTGTAGATCAGGGGTTGCAGATGCAATCTCAGAGTTGAAATCAATGGGGATTAGAACTGTGATGCTTACAGGAGATAGCCATGCAGCAGCCATTCATGCACAAGCACAG CTAAGCAATGCTATACAGGTAGTTCATGCTGAACTCCTCCCTGAAGACAAGGCAAGGATTGTTGAAAGCCTGAAGAAGGAACAACCAACTGCAATGATCGGAGATGGCATAAATGATGCCCCAGCATTAGCCACTGCTGACATTGGTATCTCAATGGGCATCTCTGGCTCAGCACTTGCAACAGAGACAGGGCATGTGACACTTATGTCCAATAATATTCAAAAAATACCCCAAGCTATTTGGCTAGCAAGAAAAACTCGTCGGAAAATAATTGAGAATGTTTCACTATCAATCATCAGTAAGGTTGCTGTTATTTCACTAGCAATTGCTGGTCATCCAATTCTGTGGGCAGCCGTATTGGCAGATGTTGGTACATGCTTAATCGTTGTACTAAATAGCATGCTCCTTTTAAGAGGAACCACTAGTATAATTTCATTCTGCACATCTAATAAACAAAGTTCAAGTGTTAGTTGTGGGCAGGTCACACATGGAGGGGAGAGATCAAATAATTTACCTGCTTCATGTTGCCGTCCAGCTCCTGTTTTCTGTTCATCACCATTTGCATCTGAGGGTTCCAAACAAAGCTCATATGGTGGTTGTGAAGGTCACACACAGAGGATGGAGAGATCAAACAATTTATCTGTGCCCTGTTTTTCTTCATCTACTGTTCTTGATAAGTGTTGCTCAACTGCAGAACCATCATCTGTGAATTGTGAGGATAGTGACGGACATATGGCATCTGTGAGTTCTTCCATGTGTTCATCTGTACTTTCATGTGGATTGAACAACCCTTCAAGTTGTTCAGAATCATGCAAGCAAACAGGGGATGTTAGGATAGCCCTTTGA